AGAGGCGCCGACATCCGGTGGGAGCCAAACTCACGAGACTGGCTGCCGGATAGACCACTAGGGATGTGCCGACCACCACGAGGATTTCCGCTTTCCTCACAATCGGCTCGGCCTTCTCCATTGCCGGGACCATTTCCCCGAACCAAACAATGTGCGGCCGAAGCTGGGAACCCTTCTCACAAAGATCCCCCAGTCGAATATCCCGGCCCTCCAGCGGATAGAGCAACTGCTCATCCACCGAGCTGCGCGCTAGTCCCAATTCCCCATGCAAATGCAGAACCCGCGTCGATCCTGCCCGCTCATGAAGATCGTCCACATTCTGGGTAATGATCTCCACCGAGAACTTCTCTTCCAACTGCGCCAGAGCCCGATGACCCGCATTTGGCTCCGCCGTTCGCAACTGCCGCCGCCTTTGGTTGTAAAAATCCAAAACCATCTCCGGATCCCTCTCCCATGCCTCTGGCGTCGCCACATCTTCCACTCGATGCCCCTCCCAAAGTCCGTCCGCATCCCGAAAAGTCTTCAACCCACTTTCCGCACTCATCCCGGCACCCGAAATGACTACGACTTTCTGCTTCGAACGATTCATCCTACCTAAACGCTCCCGAATCCTACC
The DNA window shown above is from Puniceicoccus vermicola and carries:
- a CDS encoding SIR2 family NAD-dependent protein deacylase — its product is MNRSKQKVVVISGAGMSAESGLKTFRDADGLWEGHRVEDVATPEAWERDPEMVLDFYNQRRRQLRTAEPNAGHRALAQLEEKFSVEIITQNVDDLHERAGSTRVLHLHGELGLARSSVDEQLLYPLEGRDIRLGDLCEKGSQLRPHIVWFGEMVPAMEKAEPIVRKAEILVVVGTSLVVYPAASLVSLAPTGCRRLWTNPQMVESGSLLGFEMRETTAAVGLPILAEELMNGLFTPETEGGRP